In Eriocheir sinensis breed Jianghai 21 chromosome 17, ASM2467909v1, whole genome shotgun sequence, one genomic interval encodes:
- the LOC126999887 gene encoding uncharacterized protein LOC126999887: MDPSRLILSDYQILHELGTGSYGSAHLALHGPSDTKHVIKKIKISHMTDKEVENARREVQVLSSLSHPYITQFQGSCEEDGFLLIAMDYCAGGDLHSLITKRNGILFPEDRVLDWFVQLCLAVKYVHDRKILHRDIKSQNIFLTDDGKVRLGDFGIAKILNSSSELAKTCIGTPYYLSPEMCENKPYNNKSDVWALGCVLYEMVTLRHAFEANNMKTLILKIIKGAYPPVPPRYSRDLRLLLSQIFQREPQARPSICAVLRKAFIFKRVSKFISGCEEAELKQSLVKRKYQLPASSQRVLAPRRPSDITEPGAKYGVSLNRKLVHKSPSKSVARAAKQAIPGGKKVPKAPPRITERLRKDSRKRCPSEDILSSKDQHQPQAEQSKRYQRRSKSVPHAFKQNNLKPQHQHYKNKTPSPIKVNLMLDSAGLRKGKQGDKISKGFEVGSRFDNEVYALPRSPGWLADEFLTKKVKAVHDKRKHMEAFVSGIAKECAKEPPESEGAVARCVSPCKGASCALEERKPVQNIFPKVNKSHKVYKSEPRPGGEVELPNPKDVKELANQSLKWQGSPRSEDDDHDEEEALLGVSPEKLRQVMHKKMTELLKERTKKMSQMVSERRQWAYEKEKLCNTSMPQNDEGETLKPNDKTCNDTNGKGEIHQNFKRADSLHSTTKYQDATGIPENSYAHESDDWPHEPSTSRSSDKNSLFVMEEVMRSGCEERTFNVVVCQKSMNLSSNTECDESSAQCEKITVGKSFDTEGNVSNDKITQQKIKKDSLAENGIPKLISQGCLNEGKESAASEDLATSHHSTPSMRARWGAVHTADLEKSPLETTASEMDTTGPSDCVFVYRGAGERKQWGKDCDDVISVLSEAQIFEECRKVQSEITEVTKSLTDVETLSDNFLEQQCTPVIMNSTFTLKEGLQECKGANCDCNSKLHSTNTVQKPLVLNDTFQIEKSTFEEERKSIGPPLLNSTFDMKGSCDSFIAPSEAPAMNSTYNIDKKEVVADTIHQGCCEGNPKHTHVIETVLLKESKQSLEGTYAVSSREGENNAQKTDPSLIMGKERTIPDKKVATQEVSTKTKSGLLGKLRLHMSPQVKYKYQNCDNRFKLPKTPLSSKVKGCAISASSESNIPKVTDSSVPTRRGSIKLGLSGILRRFSSRHIMKTPTRSKSEETVEKDLESLADSERVQSDTDSSQQEEVECVTVKFVDGASQNNNQKMTEDTISFETKTNVAFGQDTFDMINNKSTASIRDDDFNDITREMCDKKPEEVCCSRKINEQFVDEGTPSELLPSNIVLSYSNKLDETSTDSGIDSQKTSVCQMSSTDCSNSQVLRSGSLELQSESGGSELQKAHKGDPDWLLVSNSLEVTGSSGFIGPQGKQESSTQNLTSTCAQTSEVTQTILLDGNSKDNLQDISPVSTSGIHIKLMTSTQQKDERVQSECENDCLDCNQVEQTEHKTLITAKTNRKQKTEAKQDSQTMEIKITLNDEVPRSPRSLEGSSQSLAEQPVIPCSPARARPTVLDIGVKTTDLLQGSHSTSRDDRSRGRKSNISRATNGKKTQQQPHSGSQESVAAASQSRACGSVCAGPTGNPSNVNPQATELFSSSDEESEDLANLRQSMAILLNYEGNRREENQKQLPELWHLDRDGGVVPGGGGVYCWIEEQRARLEDELSLEVFIKAYHLLEEAQEREGCVVGESVSQVECLLGPDQRHLAYDILQLVVAEAVYHD, encoded by the exons ATGGACCCCTCCAG GTTAATTTTGAGTGACTACCAGATCCTCCATGAGCTTGGGACTGGCTCCTATGGATCTGCTCACCTGGCCCTCCATGGTCCCTCAGACACTAAACATGTCATCAAAAAGATCAAGATTTCTCACATGACCGATAAGGAAGTGGAAAATGCAAGGCGAGAAGTCcag GTCTTGTCAAGCTTGTCGCATCCTTATATAACACAGTTCCAAGGTTCCTGTGAAGAAGATGGTTTCTTACTCATAGCAATGGACTACTGTGCTGGTGGTGACCTCCACTCTCTTATCACCAAGAGGAATGGCATCCTTTTCCCAGAAGACAGAGTTCTGGATTGGTTTGTACAGCTGTGTCTTGCCGTTAAATACGTCCATGACCGCAAGATACTTCACCGTGACATTAAGTCTCAGAACATATTTTTAACCGATGATGGAAAAGTTCGCTTGGGAGACTTTGGGATTGCTAAGATTTTAAATAGTTCATCTGAGTTGGCCAAAACATGTATTGGCACACCTTATTATTTGTCTCCAGAAATGTGTGAAAATAAGCCATATAACAACAAAAGTGATGTTTGGGCATTAGGCTGTGTTTTATATGAAATGGTAACACTCAGACATGCCTTTGAAGCTAATAATATGAAGACACTTATCTTAAAGATTATTAAAGGTGCTTATCCACCAGTACCTCCCCGCTACAGTAGAGACCTTCGCTTGTTGCTGAGCCAAATATTCCAGAGGGAGCCTCAGGCCAGACCTTCCATCTGTGCAGTGCTTCGCAAAGCATTCATCTTCAAAAGAGTATCTAAGTTTATTTCTGGATGTGAAGAGGCTGAATTAAAGCAGTCCCTAGTGAAACGTAAATATCAATTGCCCGCCTCATCTCAGAGAGTGCTGGCTCCTAGACGGCCATCAGACATAACAGAGCCTGGAGCAAAGTATGGAGTCTCTCTCAACAGAAAATTAGTCCACAAGTCTCCTAGCAAGTCTGTGGCAAGGGCTGCCAAACAAGCGATTCCTGGTGGGAAGAAGGTGCCTAAGGCACCTCCCAGAATCACTGAGAGATTAAGGAAAGACAGCCGAAAGAGATGTCCAAGTGAGGATATACTATCATCTAAAGATCAGCACCAACCTCAGGCAGAACAGAGTAAGAGATATCAAAGGAGATCAAAGTCTGTACCTCATGCTTTTAAGCAAAATAATCTAAAGCCACAACACCAGCATTACAAAAACAAGACTCCATCGCCAATCAAAGTTAACCTCATGCTAGACAGTGCaggtctgagaaaaggaaagcagGGTGACAAAATAAGTAAAGGTTTTGAGGTAGGTTCTAGATTTGACAACGAGGTGTATGCATTGCCCAGGTCTCCAGGTTGGCTTGCTGATGAATTCCTAACTAAAAAAGTGAAAGCTGTTCATGACAAGAGAAAGCATATGGAGGCTTTTGTGTCAGGTATAGCAAAAGAATGTGCAAAGGAACCTCCCGAATCTGAAGGGGCTGTTGCTAGGTGTGTATCTCCATGTAAAGGTGCTTCTTGTGCCTTGGAAGAAAGAAAGCCAGTGCAAAACATTTTTCCCAAAGTGAATAAAAGCCACAAAGTGTACAAATCTGAGCCAAGACCAGGTGGAGAAGTTGAGTTACCGAATCCAAAGGATGTCAAAGAGTTAGCTAACCAAAGTCTGAAGTGGCAAGGCAGTCCACGCAGTGAGGATGACGATCATGATGAAGAGGAGGCTCTGTTGGGTGTATCACCAGAAAAACTGAGGCAAGTGATGCACAAAAAAATGACAGAACTTCTGAAGGAGCGTACCAAGAAGATGAGTCAGATGGTCTCTGAACGGCGTCAGTGGGCTTATGAGAAGGAAAAACTCTGTAATACTTCAATGCCACAGAATGATGAAGGGGAAACTCTAAAGCCAAATGACAAGACTTGCAATGATACcaatgggaaaggagaaatacATCAGAATTTCAAAAGAGCAGACAGTTTGCACAGTACTACCAAATACCAGGATGCCACAGGCATCCCAGAGAATTCATATGCACATGAGAGTGATGATTGGCCTCATGAACCATCTACATCTAGGTCCAGTGATAAGAACTCTTTGTTTGTCATGGAGGAGGTCATGAGGAGTGGGTGTGAAGAGAGAACATTTAATGTAGTTGTCTGCCAGAAAAGCATGAATTTAAGTTCAAATACTGAATGTGATGAGTCAAGTGCCCAATGTGAGAAAATTACTGTTGGAAAAAGCTTTGATACTGAAGGAAATGTGTCCAATGATAAGATTACTcaacaaaagataaagaaggacagTTTAGCAGAAAATGGTATCCCGAAATTGATATCTCAGGGATGCCTTAACGAAGGCAAAGAGTCTGCTGCTTCTGAGGATCTGGCCACATCGCATCACTCAACTCCCAGCATGCGTGCACGCTGGGGTGCAGTTCACACTGCTGATTTGGAAAAGTCTCCCCTGGAAACTACAGCCTCTGAGATGGACACAACAGGTCCTTCagattgtgtatttgtgtacAGAGGAGCAGGTGAACGTAAGCAGTGGGGAAAAGATTGTGATGATGTGATAAGTGTATTATCTGAGGCCCAAATATTTGAAGAATGTAGAAAAGTGCAGTCTGAAATAACAGAGGTAACAAAATCTTTGACAGATGTAGAGACTCTTTCTGATAATTTCTTGGAGCAGCAATGCACACCTGTCATAATGAACTCCACTTTTACTCTCAAGGAAGGTCTCCAAGAGTGTAAAGGGGCCAATTGTGACTGCAATTCAAAATTGCATTCAACAAATACTGTGCAAAAACCTTTGGTATTAAATGACACTTTTCAGATTGAAAAATCAACttttgaagaagaaaggaaatcaatTGGACCACCTCTCTTGAATAGCACATTTGACATGAAGGGAAGCTGTGATAGCTTCATCGCCCCATCAGAAGCACCTGCTATGAATAGCACTTATAATATTGACAAAAAGGAGGTTGTTGCAGATACTATACATCAAGGATGCTGTGAGGGAAATCCTAAACATACACATGTCATTGAGACTGTGCTTTTGAAAGAGAGCAAACAGAGTCTGGAAGGCACATATGCAGTATCCTCAAGAGAAGGTGAAAATAATGCTCAAAAAACAGATCCTTCATTGAtcatgggaaaggaaagaacaatcCCTGATAAAAAAGTAGCAACTCAAGAGGTCTCCACAAAGACAAAGAGCGGGTTACTTGGAAAGCTACGTCTTCACATGTCACCTCAAGTTAAATACAAGTATCAGAATTGTGATAACCGTTTTAAATTACCCAAGACGCCTTTATCATCAAAAGTCAAGGGTTGTGCAATTAGCGCAAGTTCAGAATCAAATATCCCAAAAGTAACGGACTCATCAGTTCCTACAAGGAGAGGAAGTATAAAGCTTGGACTCTCTGGCATTTTAAGAAGATTCTCATCAAGGCATATCATGAAGACTCCAACAAGAAGTAAATCTGAAGAGACAGTGGAGAAAGACCTTGAAAGTTTAGCAGATTCAGAAAGAGTCCAAAGTGACACTGACTCTTCACAGCAAGAGGAAGTGGAATGTGTTACAGTGAAATTTGTTGATGGTGCTTCACAAAATAATAACCAGAAAATGACAGAGGATACAATTAGTTTTGAAACCAAAACAAATGTTGCTTTTGGACAGGATACATTTGATATGATTAATAACAAAAGTACAGCAAGCATCAGAGATGATGACTTCAATGATATTACAAGGGAAATGTGTGATAAAAAACCTGAAGAAGTGTGTTGCTcaagaaagataaatgaacagtTTGTAGATGAAGGAACACCATCAGAACTATTGCCAAGCAACATTGTTCTTTCTTATTCAAATAAATTAGATGAAACATCAACTGATAGTGGTATTGATTCTCAAAAGACTAGTGTATGTCAAATGTCAAGTACTGATTGCAGCAACTCTCAGGTTCTCCGTAGTGGATCACTTGAACTACAAAGTGAAAGTGGTGGCTCTGAATTACAAAAGGCACACAAAGGTGACCCAGACTGGCTCCTTGTTTCCAACTCCTTAGAAGTAACCGGTTCATCTGGGTTTATAGGACCCCAAGGAAAGCAGGAAAGTTCTACTCAAAATTTAACCTCTACTTGTGCACAGACTTCTGAAGTTACCCAAACCATTTTACTAGATGGGAATTCTAAGGACAATCTTCAAGATATTAGTCCTGTATCAACAAGTGGTATTCATATTAAACTCATGACCTCTACTCAGCAGAAAGATGAAAGAGTACAATCTGAGTGTGAAAATGACTGTCTTGACTGCAATCAAGTGGAACAGACTGAACACAAAACACTGATTACAGCCAAAACAAATAGAAAGCAAAAAACTGAAGCAAAACAAGACTCTCAGACAATGGAAATTAAGATTACCCTAAACGATGAAGTTCCAAGGAGCCCGCGCAGTTTAGAAGGTTCATCACAGTCCTTAGCTGAGCAGCCAGTCATCCCTTGTAGTCCGGCCAGGGCCCGACCTACAGTGTTGGACATTGGTGTAAAGACAACTGACTTACTGCAGGGATCACACTCTACCTCAAGAGATGACAGGTCAAGAGGAAGAAAGTCCAACATATCCAGAGCTACCAATGGGAAAAAAACCCAACAGCAGCCTCATTCAGGAAGTCAAGAAAGTGTCGCAGCAGCAAGTCAGAGTAGAGCATGTGGAAGTGTGTGTGCAGGACCCACCGGCAACCCCAGTAATGTGAATCCACAAGCCACGGAACTCTTCTCTTCATCAGACGAGGAAAGTGAGGACCTAGCAAATCTACGGCAATCAATGGCAATTCTCTTAAATTATGAAGGGAACCGAAGGGAAGAAAACCAGAAGCAGCTTCCCGAGTTGTGGCATTTAG ACCGGGACGGAGGAGTGGTGCCCGGGGGTGGTGGTGTGTATTGCTGGATTGAGGAGCAGAGGGCGAGGCTGGAAGATGAACTCAGCCTGGAGGTCTTTATAAAAG CCTATCACCTGCTGGAAGAGGCCCAGGAGCGTGAGGGCTGTGTGGTGGGCGAGTCAGTGAGCCAAGTGGAATGCCTGCTGGGGCCTGACCAACGTCATTTGGCTTATGACATACTGCAGCTGGTGGTGGCCGAGGCTGTCTATCATGACTAG